A window of the Arachis duranensis cultivar V14167 chromosome 5, aradu.V14167.gnm2.J7QH, whole genome shotgun sequence genome harbors these coding sequences:
- the LOC107487260 gene encoding inactive poly [ADP-ribose] polymerase RCD1 yields MESKTAKALDRVVLNLKRKRAAQYVAYLNGGSRSVFPQCPSFGLPTNRVGKRMRLGRHKSKTTNSGIHIGQSLVRYYLNYKRSGRPERLMFYQNGEWLDFPKDVVDFVKKDLQVKKEAVEVELNDHHLVLDFLHMYRMDLKTGLQQPIAWIDEKGCCFFPEIYAACTEPYHFCRPEVGKGHDSNEIKLHLEIEINGGDESKLRECSGETNALVQHIEVDAKQACSQYEVGVEDSNNKMDSGNGGEATKKNKNTGFNAYSEFLYGKLDVDTVQIMFLNGMSSFGSTDIVEISRCSIPLMQPRLELFQKQAEITKSCRGDANVRYAWLASSKGELSAIMKYGVGHTVLSASKCTYGIGVHLAAATCPYASANYCDVDENGVRHLVLCRVIMGNMELVHPGSRQFHPSSSDYDNGVDDVQSPSYYVIWSMNMNTHIYPEFVVSFKVSSDVEEFIRGNLVDGEVRFHPLIVDISLWLGDSHIQQMLHHCKSGHLCGVDSKSNVAGINKADHGPQGLLTCDSSTIDTEKAARVIASAPKAPKSPWMPFPMLFAAITNKVPPKDMEAINMQYQQFRSKKITRDEFVKNLRLIVGDTLLRTTITDLQCKMPSKLRVN; encoded by the exons ATGGAATCCAAAACCGCAAAGGCATTGGATAGGGTTGTGCTCAATCTGAAGCGAAAGCGAGCTGCCCAGTATGTTGCATATTTGAATGGAGGTTCACGATCAGTGTTTCCTCAGTGTCCATCATTTGGGTTACCAACAAACAGGGTTGGCAAACGAATGAGATTGGGCAGACATAAAAGCAAGACAACAAACTCTGGGATCCATATTGGACAGTCATTAGTTAGGTACTATTTAAACTATAAAAGGAGTGGAAGGCCAGAACGTTTGATGTTCTATCAGAATGGTGAATGGCTAGACTTCCCCAAGGATGTTGTTGACTTTGTTAAGAAAGACCTTCAAGTGAAGAAGGAGGCTGTGGAGGTAGAGTTAAATGATCATCATCTTGTTCTAGATTTTTTGCACATGTACCGGATGGATTTGAAGACTGGTTTGCAGCAGCCTATTGCTTGGATTGATGAGAAAGGGTGCTGCTTTTTCCCTGAAATCTATGCTGCTTGTACTGAACCTTATCATTTCTGCCGACCAGAGGTTGGAAAAGGTCATGACtcgaatgaaataaaattacatttagaaattgaaataaatggGGGGGATGAATCCAAGTTGAGGGAATGCAGTGGGGAAACCAATGCCCTAGTTCAGCATATTGAGGTGGATGCTAAACAAGCCTGCAGTCAATATGAAGTAGGAGTTGAAGATAGCAATAACAAAATGGACTCTGGAAATGGTGGTGAAGCcactaagaaaaataaaaatactggtTTCAATGCTTATAGTGAATTTTTATATGGAAAGTTAGATGTGGATACTGTACAGATTATGTTCCTCAATGGAATGAGTAGTTTTGGAAGTACTGACATAGTTGAAATTTCTCGTTGTTCCATTCCGTTGATGCAACCACGATTGGAGCTATTCCAGAAGCAAGCAGAGATTACTAAAAGCTGTCGTGGGGATGCTAATGTTCGATATGCATGGCTTGCTTCCTCCAAAGGAGAACTATCTGCCATCATGAAGTATGGGGTTGGTCACACTGTATTATCTGCATCTAAATGCACATATGGCATTGGTGTTCATCTTGCAGCTGCAACCTGCCCTTATGCCAG TGCAAATTATTGTGATGTTGACGAAAATGGGGTTCGGCACTTGGTCTTGTGTCGTGTAATAATGGGGAACATGGAGCTTGTCCATCCTGGCAGTAGACAGTTTCATCCCAGTAGTAGTGACTATGATAATGGGGTAGATGACGTTCAAAGTCCGAGTTACTATGTAATATGGAGTATGAACATGAACACCCACATCTATCCAGAATTCGTTGTTAGTTTCAAGGTTTCTTCTGATGTTGAAG AGTTTATCAGAGGCAACCTAGTTGATGGAGAAGTTAGGTTTCATCCATTGATTGTTGATATCTCCTTGTGGTTGGGGGACTCTCACATTCAGCAGATGTTACATCACTGCAAATCTG GCCATCTTTGTGGAGTTGATAGTAAAAGTAATGTTGCTGGGATTAATAAAGCTGATCATGGTCCTCAGGGCTTGTTAACTTGTGATTCTTCTACAATAGATACT GAGAAAGCTGCAAGGGTCATTGCTAGTGCGCCAAAAGCTCCAAAATCCCCATGGATGCCTTTCCCTATGCTTTTTGCTGCCATCACAAATAAGGTTCCTCCCAAAGATATGGAAGCTATCAATATGCAATATCAACAATTCAGG TCAAAGAAGATAACCCGCGATGAGTTTGTCAAGAACTTGAGGTTGATAGTTGGGGATACTCTCTTGAGGACCACAATAACAGATCTTCAATGCAAG ATGCCATCAAAGCTACGTGTGAACTAG